A window of Ovis canadensis isolate MfBH-ARS-UI-01 breed Bighorn chromosome X, ARS-UI_OviCan_v2, whole genome shotgun sequence contains these coding sequences:
- the NEXMIF gene encoding neurite extension and migration factor: MDNQQDKAIVASTNGENTMINGVKENDSEDQDVAMKSFAALEAAAPIQSIPVAQKENLMYPRGLLPLPSKKPCMQSPPSPLGLIEAPEHAANSASVNAISLTSGVAKGLNTWSLPNECEKAPFAIMEPAGMSALNGDCLMQPSRTCLGCFMESKDAVDPEPGISLKVSDLNRDYETCAVSDIGIQCINAGENMKYGEQLLSDQLLGFPLHKSRAGDRREAEKPDIDLEDPGQKSYYEALLLDKCNTEEALLANSNQDWGYFETFISESKIELLDLCSKNELSVNLFSEEDVDNYMFDDDESTLGSDVCSLKIRYESFQDNVRDKTTLLMQEDAQFNFFPSVFTTCPKRESKTGALKQSSDFSQFKVPDVSIIWGEEDKNLDKKKGKEEGQEEKGTEKKDGKDNDEKSALNKPCSGTEVGQFKNLKQGHLANSLEASGNFSDGSSFIEVSFDTMGEIKDCSRYMARDTNSGSSSSQQNYGLRAKRKVRYSEDYLYDVDSLEGEKVNERKEWLPGGSIEEDDDEWCPKKRRKVTRKEPPVIIKYIIINRFKGEKNMLVKLGRVDASETTVNLSENQLNKYAKLAPLKGFWQKKKKQRNSNADSSKTSLCQKQSFEPGSFEMSFLPPARKRKSKLGNRHRIQRIPSIETSASGKQVSFCNDERQANNRKEDGGLKGTLKSAPLAAPSCANGSHLNDITGPDSEKVKAQDGQFKAPERKVLNKIKFKSEARLKSKKIKAGQESKPVVQMSPLLENQSSKANSKNEAIAGTSNSSHLSEFHETKVAKNSTFLPTSCSSEMPLSSAHVANNIPVIPGGYLQTLLDASDLSNNTGISYFNHHSPEQNEDRLTQTEKSFVPLQPSQDCVLSSPSESELLQSSQNFKMESSSYGDVWHNKPTSGSQEFMGEVSREIVPTQSSEFGVSQVVSMENSLTATTYNPICLNSGGSSCNKVIYTSVQDTQLSSDDSYQLCHFNNGEVCFPFQQGPVNMDNVRLFSFDSIAPLSVNSSNYCSLSLKSCEKDGDDDIADDFLAHCSPKLVIQQSIDEIAPLKESTDLLDISNFTPDKFRHSSLSEISPPDTPSLSPQITRCENIKTLGTLKGFQEGVPGTLGNMEKIKWDCSTLSRQVQVDDGFTLHNHQFQFHMFNDEDSVSLLQKAPCLSTFNDPSSQISTSNKMSKSRKKSSPSKSGAMNQSSSQKNNRKKSPKGNNKGIEKPPGKTSRQVPKSAKKGKFMAAINGEKMQIGISCGGSQINSISSTGKTLAECIQHGPVASMKMPSQKGLSGDWSLGKESSPGWNDINMGTNTNNLLDDDQREFQEPSYILSNIASGMADVQRFMMASIEPLWEPMEHHGDPNIFYSPESNSLKLKTLKILAGTPQESKKKVNSGSPGATKNHRSIKGVSKSNGKAVIGDPGRASMSGYNEDSRSAFFDKKLNNLSTLGNNVPTHKKLYRHKTSSKALREEKCKGKRMEREQVHKDEAGTASFEKLR; this comes from the exons atggataaccaacaagataaGGCTATTGTTGCCTCAACCAACGGAGAAAACACTATGATTAATGGGGTCAAGGAAAATG ATTCAGAGGACCAGGATGTGGCAATGAAGTCATTTGCAGCTCTAGAAGCTGCTGCACCAATCCAGTCTATACCAGTGGCTCAAAAAGAGAACCTGATGTACCCCAGAGGTCTCCTGCCTCTGCCCTCTAAGAAGCCCTGTATGCAGAGCCCTCCCTCTCCTTTGGGCCTGATTGAAGCACCTGAGCACGCTGCtaatagtgcttctgtgaacgCCATCTCCCTTACATCTGGTGTTGCAAAGGGCCTGAACACATGGTCATTGCCCAATGAGTGTGAGAAAGCTCCATTTGCCATAATGGAGCCTGCAGGCATGTCAGCTCTGAATGGGGACTGCCTCATGCAGCCAAGCCGGACTTGCCTGGGCTGCTTCATGGAATCCAAGGATGCAGTAgatcctgagccagggatcagtCTAAAAGTCAGTGATCTAAACAGGGATTATGAAACCTGTGCAGTCTCTGATATAGGGATTCAGTGTATTAATGCTGGAGAAAACATGAAATACGGAGAACAGCTTCTCTCAGATCAGCTCCTAGGCTTCCCCTTGCACAAATCAAGGGCAGGAGATAGACGAGAAGCTGAGAAACCTGACATTGACTTGGAGGACCCAGGTCAGAAAAGTTATTATGAGGCATTATTGTTAGATAAGTGCAATACAGAAGAGGCTTTGCTGGCAAATTCCAATCAGGATTGGGGTTACTTTGAGACTTTCATTAGTGAGAGTAAGATTGAACTACTTGACCTCTGTTCCAAGAATGAGCTGTCTGTCAACCTCTTCTCTGAAGAAGATGTGGATAACTACATGTTTGATGATGATGAGTCAACACTGGGAAGTGATGTCTGCTCCCTGAAAATTCGATATGAGTCCTTCCAGGACAATGTTCGAGACAAGACCACCCTTTTGATGCAGGAGGATGCCCAGTTCAACTTTTTTCCCAGTGTCTTTACTACATGCCCCAAGCGGGAGTCTAAGACTGGGGCCCTGAAGCAAAGTAGCGATTTTTCCCAATTCAAGGTCCCTGATGTGAGCATTATCTGGGGGGAGGAAGATAAAAACCTGGAcaagaagaaaggcaaagaagaaggcCAGGAAGAAAAAGGTACAGAGAAAAAAGATGGGAAGGATAATGATGAAAAATCTGCCTTAAATAAACCATGCAGTGGAACTGAAGTAGGGCAATTTAAGAATCTAAAGCAAGGCCATCTTGCCAATTCCTTGGAGGCATCAGGGAATTTCAGTGATGGTAGTTCCTTCATTGAGGTCTCATTTGATACCATGGGGGAGATCAAGGACTGTAGCCGCTATATGGCTCGGGACACTAATTCTGGCAGCTCCTCCTCCCAGCAGAACTATGGGCTACGAGCCAAGAGAAAAGTCAGGTATAGTGAAGATTATCTGTATGATGTTGACTCACTAGAGGGTGAAAAAGTAAATGAGAGGAAGGAATGGCTGCCAGGTGGTTCTATAGAAGAAGATGATGATGAATGGTGtcccaaaaagagaagaaaagtaacCCGTAAGGAGCCCCCTGTTATTATCAAATATATTATCATCAATCGTTTTAAAGGTGAGAAAAACATGCTGGTGAAGTTGGGTAGAGTGGATGCCAGTGAAACAACAGTTAATTTGAGTGAAAATCAGCTCAACAAATATGCCAAGCTGGCTCCCTTGAAGGGCTTctggcaaaagaagaaaaagcagagaaacagcaATGCAGACTCCAGCAAAACATCCTTATGCCAAAAGCAAAGCTTTGAACCAGGTAGCTTTGAGATGTCATTTCTGCCACCTGCTCGCAAACGAAAATCTAAACTTGGAAACAGGCACAGGATTCAAAGAATCCCATCCATAGAAACGTCAGCAAGTGGTAAGCAGGTTTCATTCTGCAATGATGAGAGGCAAGCTAATAATCGTAAAGAAGATGGAGGCCTGAAAGGCACACTGAAGTCAGCACCTCTGGCTGCCCCCAGCTGTGCAAATGGATCACATTTAAATGATATCACAGGTCCTGACTCAGAGAAAGTCAAAGCCCAAGATGGTCAGTTTAAGGCACCAGAGAGGAAAGTGCTtaacaaaatcaaatttaaaagtgAAGCCAGGTTAAAATCCAAAAAAATCAAAGCTGGGCAAGAAAGCAAGCCAGTTGTTCAAATGAGCCCTCTTTTGGAAAACCAATCCTCCAAGGCTAATTCAAAGAATGAAGCTATTGCTGGGACCTCAAACAGTTCTCATCTATCTGAATTTCATGAGACAAAGGTTGCTAAGAATTCTACTTTCCTACCAACCAGCTGCTCTTCTGAAATGCCTCTATCATCTGCTCATGTTGCCAACAATATACCTGTTATTCCTGGAGGGTATCTACAGACATTGTTAGATGCTTCTGACTTGTCAAATAATACTGGTATCTCATACTTCAATCATCATTCTCCAGAGCAAAATGAAGACAGGCTCACTcaaacagaaaaatcatttgtACCTCTCCAACCCTCCCAGGACTGTGTGCTTTCCTCACCTTCCGAGTCTGAGCTACTTCAGTCATCCCAAAACTTCAAAATGGAATCAAGCAGCTATGGAGATGTGTGGCACAACAAACCTACTTCTGGCTCCCAGGAATTCATGGGTGAAGTCTCAAGGGAGATAGTTCCAACCCAGTCCAGTGAATTTGGAGTCTCCCAAGTAGTCTCCATGGAAAATAGCCTCACAGCTACAACATACAATCCAATCTGTCTCAATAGTGGTGGCAGCAGTTGCAACAAGGTCATATATACCTCTGTGCAAGACACCCAGCTCTCATCTGATGACTCTTATCAATTATGTCACTTTAATAATGGAGAGGTCTGCTTTCCTTTCCAGCAGGGTCCAGTCAATATGGACAATGTGCGGCTCTTTAGCTTTGATTCCATTGCCCCACTCTCTGTCAACTCAAGCAACTATTGCTCCTTAAGCTTGAAATCTTGTGAAaaggatggtgatgatgatattgCTGATGACTTCTTGGCCCACTGCAGCCCCAAGCTGGTGATACAGCAGAGCATTGATGAGATAGCACCACTAAAGGAGTCCACTGACCTCCTGGATATCTCCAACTTCACTCCTGACAAATTCCGCCACTCTTCCCTCTCAGAGATATCTCCACCTGATACTCCCAGTCTTTCCCCTCAAATTACCAGATGTGAGAATATCAAGACACTAGGAACACTAAAAGGATTTCAAGAGGGTGTCCCAGGAACACTGGGCAATATGGAGAAAATCAAGTGGGACTGCAGTACCCTTTCACGGCAGGTTCAAGTGGATGATGGATTTACTTTACATAACCATCAGTTTCAGTTCCATATGTTCAATGATGAGGATTCTGTCAGCCTACTCCAGAAAGCCCCTTGCTTATCAACATTTaatgatccatctagtcaaataaGTACCAGCAACAAGATGtcaaaatcaagaaagaaaagttcACCCAGCAAGAGTGGGGCTATGAACCAAAGTTCTTCTCagaaaaacaacaggaaaaaatcCCCCAAAGGCAACAACAAAGGGATTGAAAAACCACCTGGCAAAACCTCCCGCCAGGTCCCTAAGTCAGCAAAGAAAGggaaattcatggctgcaatcaatggAGAGAAAATGCAAATTGGCATCAGTTGTGGAGGAAGCCAAATCAACAGCATATCCTCCACAGGGAAGACATTGGCTGAATGTATCCAACATGGCCCTGTGGCCTCTATGAAGATGCCAAGTCAGAAGGGACTTTCTGGAGACTGGTCTTTGGGGAAGGAGAGCAGCCCAGGCTGGAATGACATAAACATGGGCACCAACACCAATAACCTTTTGGATGATGACCAACGGGAATTTCAGGAGCCTTCATATATCTTGTCCAACATTGCCTCTGGTATGGCAGATGTGCAGAGGTTCATGATGGCCTCCATAGAACCCCTTTGGGAACCCATGGAGCACCATGGGGACCCCAATATATTCTACTCCCCTGAGTCCAATAGTCTAAAATTAAAAACCCTCAAAATATTGGCTGGGACACCACAGGAATCTAAGAAAAAGGTCAACAGTGGCTCTCCAGGAGCCACTAAGAATCACAGGTCTATCAAGGGTGTGAGTAAAAGCAATGGGAAAGCAGTGATAGGTGATCCTGGTCGTGCAAGCATGTCTGGTTATAATGAGGACTCTCGCTCTGCCTTCTTTGATAAAAAGCTTAATAACCTGAGCACTTTAGGCAATAATGTACCAACACACAAAAAGTTATATCGTCACAAAACCAGCTCCAAGGCCCTGAGAGAAGAGAAATGTAAGGGAAAGCGTATGGAGCGAGAACAAGTCCACAAGGATGAGGCTGGGACAGCTTCTTTTGAAAAACTGAGGTAA